The Gossypium hirsutum isolate 1008001.06 chromosome D07, Gossypium_hirsutum_v2.1, whole genome shotgun sequence genome includes the window CATCTCAATACAtcattgaattaatatatattatacacaataatattttaattaagtactctaaaattgttttaaatatatattattaaacagATTTAGGGtcatatttgtttttattatcatcgatatttttacattaattacAAATAAGCATACCAACCAATGTGCTGCAAAATTGACAAGTGGAGGAATCTCTACTAGTCATTAAACAAAGACAAAGTCAAAAAGTTAATGTCTTAATAAAAGATGTAAGCTAATATTATTGTGTTGACTCAAAGCAGTTAAAAGAGTATGATGATCTTGTCTTGTACTTTATTAAATCAGTTGACATTTCTTTCTTTTAACATCAAAGGCCAGAAGCTTCATTTAGCTGAATTTCTAGGTTACATCTCTTGcttatatattatattgtatcAATTTATCCTTGTGTGTGATTCTTGTTGAAGTATACACTCGGGGGTGAGTGCAGGGCGAACGATTTCAAAGCGGACTCCCCAATCATTAGATAGAGAAGATCGCCAAGATCTCGTGATCCGCTACCGAATTTATTCCAATTCAATGAGCATTTTCAATATTATGCCTTGAAGAGGACTCGAACCTTCACGCTCTTTAGCACGAGATTTTGAGTCTCTAGTGTCTATCGTTTCACCACCAAGACATCTTAAAAGTGAATCGTATTTCATGAGTATAATATCCATCTAATGTGATGTATGGAATATATGACAAAGGTGGAGTGTTGGAGTATTTCTATTGATATATCATGTTGAAACCAACTCAAATGTTTATTATTTAAGATAAACACATACTCCCAAGGAAAACATAAGGAAACTTCCTTTGTGATAAAGTGTTGATtacccctctttttttttttactattatttatataatttgtttTCATGTCCTTAGCAATTTAGTCAACTAGATACAATTTCCATAGAGATTGATGACTAAACCACGCAAATTATCTTCTCAATGGATTAAaatatgccatatatatatttgtagtttttgtaaatttgaagtttagtccctatatttttattttttagattttaaatttcaagttcagctgttaatgttgttaaattcattttgctaaatttaggttcattacaatGTTGTCCTTTTAGTTACATGGTTATTAAGGATGGGTTTGGATGGGTTTGGATGGAGGTGGAGtgtgtttagcttacttttttgtctcacgctatagtatctaatctcaacGCCACCACTATTTTTACACAAACCGCAGTTAAACTCGCCCTAAGTTTTTTATCTCATGCTATTGTATTTAATCTCAACGCCGCCACTGTTTTTACACAAACCGCAGTGtacttttgaaaatttcaaaatttaatccttgtacttttgAAATTTCATAGCAActaattatatttcaaaatttcaaatatatatttcaaaatttcatagCAACTAATTATGCCTCCAATCTTCTACTCCTTGtacttttgaaatttaatccttctACTACTCTTAATTATaggaatttaatccctctacttatttaatatctatttaattaatttcatttaaatttataaatcagacctttgaaaatgtttaatttaacaaaaaattattaaaatttttatcatttggaCTTTAATTTTCACATCGAACGAGTAAAGGGGCTAAATTTCAAAATGTCTAAAAATATAGACCTGAAACAaagttaaaccaaaaaaaaaagtgttcaatGGTTCATAGTTGACCAATAATTTCTAGTGGAAAATGCCATTGGAAAACCTGCTAAAGGTCATAAGAAAACTTCCAACCAATTCCATGGTAGTTGccaaattattttctagattgACTATCAATATTTTAGGTCTTCTTTATTAGGTTGATTTGTTTTAGCATAATTACTAATTTGAtccttcaattttataaaaaaattattttaaatcctctattcaaatttttttgtctcttttaatttttaaacttatgtttttttgtcaaattacccaaaatgaaTGGAGAAGTTAACGTTTTGTTAACTTTGTTTGCGTGATATATACATAGACTGTCATGTGGATGatatatcaatatttaattaattctgtaaaatttaaaaattaaaaaaaatataagaactatttttaaaaaattaagaatcattaaaattattttaaaaagttataaaaacatgttttttaataattttatttttaaaaaattaattaaaaagcaaatttaagtactaaaaatgacgaaaaattaaatgaaatgttaaaataagtttttttgaaaatttagaggGCTAAAAACGTGATTATGTCATtggttttatatataatatatatttacgaCGGCAATAAGCACTTCAATTCAAGCTCCTTTAATGGCACCACCATCCCCAAAGGAATTCATAGAAGCAGCTCTTGTTGCCGCCACCACCCCTTATGCTTTATCCTACACAGACTCTAAACAGAAATGGGTTATATTAAGACACCTCCTTTCGTTGCTTCAAGAATTCCCTGGTTTCAAGCCCTCAACTGGTAGATTCATGCATAACGATGGCACCGAAGTTAACCTTCTACGAGCTACCGGCTGCGTCCATGTCGCCAATAGTACAACACCCACCATTCCTCTCGTCATTTGGCTCCATGAAAACTACCCTCAAAAGGCACCTTTGGTCTTTGTTTCACTCCACCCCATGACCCCAATTCATCGCCATCATCCTTTTGTGGATAACACCACCGGTGCCACTTCCCCACCTTATATCCTTACCTGGAAATACCCACCGTGCAACCTCTCTGAACTTCTGCGAAACCTCGTCCAACTTTTTAGCATCGATCATCCTTTCTCGTACACGCTGACGACTCCGGCGTGTCTCACTCACCCTTGGCTCGTTTCTACAAAGGAAGCTCTGGATAGACTCGTGGGTATGCTTCACTACGACATGGTTGCTTTGCGGGCAAGCACGTCTGATGAAATAGAGAAGCTGTCGTTATTGCAGGAAGAACTTAAGAGGCGTGATCGTTTCATCACCAGCATGGTTGCCGAGTTGGGTGAGGAAAGGATGAGGCTGGAAGAGAGAGTCAAGAATTGGGCGGAAGAAACTGATAGGGTGGAGAATTGGTTGAGAGTTAATGATGGAAGGTCGATAATGGACTTAAATGCAGGGGATGTTGAAATTGAGGATGCATTTGAAATGGACGAAACGTCAAGAGCCAGACTAGAATCCTCGGCTGCGGATTTGGCTATTGAAGAAGTAATGTATAAATTGGACAAGGCACTTGAACATGAAGCAGTAAGTTTCGATTCATATATTAAACAAGTGAGGAGCTTAGCCAGACAACAGTTCTTTCATAGATGTAATGAAATGGCCTCAACCTCATCCCCCACCTCTGTATAAACCTAAGGGACTATATTGATGGAATTTGCAGACTTTTTAAGTTCCAAGCAATAAtgtgtttgttttgttttattatagaCACTAATTTTGTAATCAGAAAACTCGataatacacatatatgtatatatatattaaaggagAAATGAATGTTTATAACTGCTAATTTTGTAATGAGAAAACTCGATAATacatatgtattaattaaaagaGAATAAATTGTATTAAACTGTGATTCCACGCTATTTTTATCtcttttcaataatcaaatttttattccTAATTTTCAGCTTCTTTCTCCTGAACAAAATTTAAATCtaactaaaaatgttaaaaattaggAGAAAAAATTTGATTTCTTATTCTCCTAATGAAAAGGGATATGAATGATGtagaatcacagtttcatacaatccattctcttaattaaaatatgttaaaattgttgatattataaagaaaatttaaatttcttatgacaaattttttcaaaataaattattcggggaagttttaatatttaaatatatttttattaaatatttgattattcagatttattgttttttagataatataaatatatataaaaatattttttaaattaatgataaaatctAATGAATAGATAAAATAtgcaataaaaaattatttcttctaaaaatgtgataatattttttaatttttttatgttaaattcaaaaattaaattaaataataatataggtaatataaaaataaataatgtaacgACCCGATTTTTAGTGATGCCAAAAAATGCGGTTTCGGATTCTATTTTTGTTAACCAAGtttgtaattattaaataaaaatatttacggagttattatataggtgaattaaattttgggtAGTTAATTTACTCGAAGTTGTGATTAACTAGGGCTcagagattaaattgtaaagtctaATCGCTACACATTTTTAATTAGATAATGGCTTGAGGATGTAAATAGCAATTAGAACCTATTATAATGAGATTTAGTAGACGGTGTGTGGTTGGAtgattaattaaacaaataattataattaacttaattaaggttaattCTAAAATAAACCAAGTATAAAAGATAAAATGAATAGAATGTTGTCATCTTTTTCGTTTAGCAAAACCaaacaagaaagaaagaaaagaagggacGCCATATTCATGAAGTTTAAGCTTTTAGCTTAAAATTTCAAGTAAGTCCTtaattattttcttgtaatttttataaatttgagttcatgggagcttgatttagctagcccatctACCAAtatgtaaaactattaaaaatttgaaagttgcCTTAGTTGAGAATCAAAAGTTTTAGGTGTTAAgatgatagattttaagcttagatgtgaaaaagaactaaattgtaaagctaatTGATAGTTTCATACAATATAGGCTAAACTACATAAAATGTAAAATCTACAATAGGAATAAGAAATAGGAGGTTCCTAATGGATAATAGTGAAATTGTATTTCAATTTGgagctttaaattgaaagttatattgTCTCGGttctaggggctaaattgaataaattgtaaaatttttataaattgacaATTGATTGTGAATTGGATGGTTTTTTATAGCGCCATATGTTTTATGTTAATCCGTAGCTAACATCGATCCGGATTTGTCGAGACGGAAAGGAAAATCCAAAGTTGTCGACGAGTAGCTCGAAAttctagtttgtatttctatgattcaagACCTATTTAATTTCTGCAGAATCATGTTATTTTACATAATATATTGTCGAGGTGAGTTGTTACTGAATTATTGAATCAGACTGCTATGGTTTCGATTGAATATCGagataggaactaaattgaatagaatagaaagtGATATGAACTAATTGGTATGTGATAATTGGTTTGAAATTGAGTTGATATATATTGTTTAAACGGTGTTCTATAACGAATTGGATTGTGGTTGTGAATGTGATTGAGAACATGTATTGAATTAAATGGTGACGGTATTAAATGTCGAAACCATGTATTGATTAAGTATAAGAAAATTGAGTACGATACACCCCTGACCCATCTCTGTCATTGTATTAGGGTTATGAGATGCTACAGTAAATAACAAAACCAACGTAAacaattttaattcaaaaaaaatttaaacattcatTAAAACCCAATTATTCAAATAAAACATGTAATATGTACGAGTTCAAgcttaaatcgagcttacaaaaACTCTAAAAACAATTTGGAACTaactagggactaatttgaaactttaCATAAAAGTGAGGTAAAAACACAAAACATGGGTCATATGGTCGTGTTGTTAGGCCGTGTGACAGATTGAAGCCGTGTGGCATTGAAATCACATGGTTGTGTCTTCAAACCGTGAACAAGATTGATGCCGTGTAATGCAGAGTCACATGACTGTGTCACCAGGCCTTGTAACAAACAGAGACCGTGTACAATataccacacaggtgtgtggccaACCCGTGTAACCTATTGAACCCATGTTACCCTGAAATCACCTAATTCATTTAGAACACACAACCGTGTCATCTGCTCGGgtatgacacatggtcatgtgttAGACCGTGTGAGCAACAAAATGAACCTTTACACTCGGAATGACATAGTGAATATAGGTAGTGAAAGTCATTATTATCCGGTCACTCGAGATGATAAAAAAAGTATAAGATGATATGGAATGTTGATGAATTGGTGTATTGTGCTTATATGTGTGATATGATAAATAAGGAATTTTTATATGAATCAGTTGATAACGAGCCTTGGGGATCGAATGAATACGAAAGAGTCACAAACTCTAGGAAACGATTGAATGGTGGGTTaggctatatatataaatagatgttaaatgaaaatagaattaaatgtaTTGAACTTTGTAAATGATTTAAAGATAGGTTGCTAATACATAAATTGAATTGTTTTATCATTGGCATTATATACCTCGTGACAATTTACTAATGCATATGTTATTATGTCTTAATTCATGGATTTACCATTGAGCGACTTCACTTAGCGTACGATTTGTTTTCTTTGTGCGCCAATATAGTTGATCTGTGAGAGTGCTAGCAATAAGCCCAGCATCTAGGCGAAGATCCCCGACTCAACAAAGTTCGTACAATTCCTATAATGTTCAAAGTttagcatgtacctaggttgagtctTTTTGATATTTAACTATGTTTATATGCCGTTATAGTTGTAAAGGTTAATGTATAAGCTTGGTTAATTGAATGTCTTGTAAAGAGAATTAAATTTGGTTTCGTGTGATATGTTATAATACTAATGATCTTGATGGAATAGTTAGAAATGTgcatgatttggcatgaaatgcaATAGGCAGTTAGCTTATAGTATATAAGGTGTAAGCTTAGTTTTGGTTGAGGTTTTGATGTGTATAATCTGATGCTAGTTATTGAATATATTGGATGAACGTAATATGAATGTATTTAGAattgatttggaaaattacagGTTGTTAAATAATGAGAAATTGTAGAAACAATATGTGATGTCGTGAAGTCAAATGTACCACGTCGCAACAAGAAATAACCTATAATGTCATAGCAAGATGAGGAACCCTGTCGTCTCAACAAGGCCAAAATAATTAGTAGCTTGATGTCGTGACGTGACAAATTGTATGGCGACATCACAACGTCGAAGTGATGATGTCACGAAATCAACCatgtattttgaagtttttacaatttagtcctaattagatCTAGGGTTAGCTTTAaggctttcgtaagctcgtataaaacctaagaataattGTGTATTGTATCGTTTGCGTATAATTCTTATGGTTGCATGCTTTTTAATGAGAATTCATATTAAATTTGATCGTAGTTGCTCCGGCAACGAATGTGACACCTTATAACTTAGACCTGGCGATTGGGTCAAGTATGGggtattataaataatttaagttaaatcaaatggataaattatataattaatttttatttaattaaatatattaattattttagaaatattttaaaataatgattagataaattacataatttaaaaattatttttagaaatgtggtaaataattttaatatttgttatgttaaaatcaaaatttaaaatagataataaataaacatttaagttaaataaaatgaataaattatctaattaatttttatttaattaaatatgtatCTAAGTACTTGacacaattttaatatttgtgtCTCGTGTCAACATGCAATCAGATTTATCACATTATGATTATACTCTCTAATTGGCCCCTCATTGATATCCCTAATTAATTTTGGTGACTACTAAcaatatttcttttaataatgatttattttactattttttataataaaatttataataatagtaTTTTTTATGGGATAGATTTATATTTTGTAGATCAAACATATTTTGTAGATCaaacataatattaaataaataaataaattttggtattaattttttttaaaaattattattcactcaaatatacaaaaaataatttatcgagttgactttaaaaaaattaattaaaaaaaaagaaaaacagaaaaaagaGACGTGCCACTTATCGCACATTTAATTTATGTAGgttgttatattatttatatatataagatatatatttttaatatttactatatatttaaattttatataatataaaatacataacgtataaaaataaaaataaaatattttaaaaaatagaaaatattcaaGTAGGTTGGGTAAGAccttaaatattgaaattcaagCCCACTCATTATTGAATCggattttttttactcaaatctattttttttcatttacataACGGTTCttagtctttatttttttaatacaatgtcTAAAACTATTCATAATTTCTCCCAACTCTTAAATAAGAGCATAATGCATTTCAGCGCACTCTAACTCACATCCTCTTGTACTAACAACATACTGATGCCAACTGAACTAAGATTCATCGACTACTCAAATCtatattttagatattatatttttcaaaattttctaaacaaACTTTcgaaatttgaataaataatccAACCCTTCAACGGATTCAATTTATCATAGTTCAAGGATAATTGACAATAGTAATGGTAAAGTTTTAATATTCAGTAATCGAGTTTATCAAGtctttcttttaattaaaatcttaaatttgttttatcattttatcattcTCAAGTCCAGGGACTAATTTGGATAAAGATTTAGATTATAATGTCGAATCAAttgtcaaatttaaaattttacttggatAAAAAATGTTCAAGTCCCAATATAAAATTAGTTGACAAATTCAGATCCAAAAAGTGATGTAACCTTATACGTTTTTATcattattcaaaaatattatatttatttaagctTTGAAGATAACATTATTAATAAGGATAACTACAAACTAAAccgtaaaatgtaaaagaaaaatgataaaaataaaaagtatttccaatataaatataagataggttgattatgtttttcaaattattgttttgtgagattaatttttttaaatttaatcgtTAATTAAGCCACGTGAAAAATTAAGAAATGTgatgataatttgaattttgttaaatcGGCTATTAAATATggcgtttttttctttttaaaaaacaatttttttccttcttttaatgttaaaattagtTGAATCGATTAAACAGTCAACTCATGTCTCTCAATGCAAAtcttgaattaatattttttttctttttttatgtcaaatattaattttaaaaaatctaatcataataaaatatttaaatttatatttaaaaataatcacaCCATGGTTGAACTTTTCTCAATTGACTTTGCAAGTCACTGTCagattaatttttttcttctaaaatgatataaaatagagACACCACATTTTGTTGTTAAGTCTTCTTTAACAAACAGTTTACTTGTTAgcgaaaataaataatattttttaaacagtAAAAGTTAATTCTATTCTTATTTGACCTAATTTGATTCCTATTAATAATAGGACTACATTGATCCAATtaatagtagagggactaatttgacaAGTTCCTATAATAAAGGGAGCTCTTAAGTACATTCACCTTACAAAAGTGTCAAACGTTATCAAGGTGCCTTCTCGAAAAGCACTTTCAAGTCAATAGTGGTTTTTTTCACCGTTGAAGTAACGAAGAACACTTGATTTTTAGAGTCAAAAGTGCagtaaaaaattgatttaagtgTTTTTGGCTTTTGTATTTATAAGTGAAAACGATTAAAATACCTTTATTTATATTAAGtatttaaaagatatataaaaaaattagattaatttatattttatatattattatattaaattatttatatcttatttattattatatttatttttaaaatattttacatatcaTTAGTTTTATATTCTATATTAATTACTTAagagatatttaaaatttatatttcatatatcattatattaaattatttaaatatcatatatcTTAACTGATTTTTTACTTTCTACCATCATGTCTGAAAATGAGCTTTTAGCTTTCAACTGTAATTTTTGATAGcaataaagaacattaaaaattaacaaaCGCACACTTTTCAAAGTACTTCTCTACCATgcttttcaaaaacacttcttCTAACATCACTTTTCGATTGCAACCATAGTGTTTTTGTCCTAGGCGGTAGAGTCGTAGTGCAGAGAAGTATCAAGCAAGGTTGTACTGCCAACTCCACTATTGAGGCCGAATACGTGGTTGCTTTTGAGGTAACAAAAAAAGCAATATCGCTTTGAAAGTTCCTTACATATCTCGAACTCGTTCTTGGTATAGAAAAACTATCCCATTGTATTGTGATAATTGTGCGGCAATAGCCAACACCAAAGAGACCAGAACCACAAGCGGACAAAACACATGgataaaaaatatcataagatACGGGAGGCGTAGCAGATGGAATAGTGGATGTAGTCAAAGTTGCATGAGAGCGCAACCTTGCGGATTTGTTTACCAAGACTCTAGTGGTTAGGAGTTTTGAGAAACATGTAGAGGCTATGAGAATGTGAAATATGAATAATCTACTTCACTAGAGCAAGTGAGAGACTATTGGGATCTGGTGTCTTTAGTGTAGTTACATTGTCcgtatacttgtaattttttcaacaaattgGTCTAATAAAATTCCATCATTATCATTAAATATCTTTTGAATAATGTCTTGAACTGTAGTTACATTGTCcgtatacttgtaattttttcaacaaattgGTCTAATAAAATTCCATCATTATCATTAAATATCTTTTGAATAATGTCTTAAACGGTTTTTGTAtacaaagcaaaatgaaagaaatattggctcattgattatctaatgtttaactaatactaagttgcATTACATGGTTGAGTTATTGTTGAATTTGgtaccctaagtgtagtattttcgtctatgtacacctgtattttttgaaaaaatttgtttaataatattcattatttacattAATATTCTTTATATATTATCCTCATttttttgcacacaaagcaaaatagaagcaaattttgtctcactagttatctaatgtttaattaatactaagcggtattacgtagtcggatcgtaat containing:
- the LOC107941651 gene encoding protein ELC — translated: MAPPSPKEFIEAALVAATTPYALSYTDSKQKWVILRHLLSLLQEFPGFKPSTGRFMHNDGTEVNLLRATGCVHVANSTTPTIPLVIWLHENYPQKAPLVFVSLHPMTPIHRHHPFVDNTTGATSPPYILTWKYPPCNLSELLRNLVQLFSIDHPFSYTLTTPACLTHPWLVSTKEALDRLVGMLHYDMVALRASTSDEIEKLSLLQEELKRRDRFITSMVAELGEERMRLEERVKNWAEETDRVENWLRVNDGRSIMDLNAGDVEIEDAFEMDETSRARLESSAADLAIEEVMYKLDKALEHEAVSFDSYIKQVRSLARQQFFHRCNEMASTSSPTSV